A genomic stretch from Azospirillum lipoferum 4B includes:
- a CDS encoding DMT family transporter: MGETATGGGQTWLRLMPGLFVLLWSTGFIGAKYGLPYVEPLTFLLIRLALVAAVLALVALATRAPWPKDWPTTGRIALAGLLVHGVYLSGIFIAIARGLPAGVTALVVGIQPLLTAALSGPLLGERVSGRQWAGLLLGLAGVGMVVREKLSVDAAHLVPLGYALVALVGITLGTLYQKRHGGGMDLRSGTAIQYGATALALAVAAPLTETMQVQWTGEFVFALLWLCFVLSVGAIFLLFALIRRGAAAKVASLFYLTPPVTALIAWMLFGEKLGIVALAGMAVAVCGVALVNRK; this comes from the coding sequence ATGGGCGAGACCGCGACGGGCGGCGGCCAGACCTGGCTGCGCCTGATGCCGGGTCTTTTCGTGCTGCTGTGGAGCACCGGCTTCATCGGGGCGAAATACGGGCTTCCCTATGTGGAGCCTTTGACCTTCCTGCTGATCCGGCTGGCGCTGGTCGCGGCGGTGCTGGCGCTGGTGGCGCTGGCCACCCGCGCGCCCTGGCCGAAGGACTGGCCGACCACGGGGCGGATCGCGCTGGCCGGGCTGCTGGTGCATGGGGTCTATCTGAGCGGCATCTTCATCGCCATCGCGCGCGGCCTGCCGGCGGGGGTCACCGCGCTGGTCGTCGGAATCCAGCCGCTGCTGACGGCCGCGCTGTCCGGCCCGCTGCTGGGCGAGCGGGTGAGCGGCCGGCAATGGGCCGGCCTGCTGCTGGGTCTTGCCGGCGTCGGGATGGTGGTGCGGGAGAAGCTGTCGGTCGATGCGGCGCATCTGGTCCCGCTGGGCTACGCCCTGGTGGCGCTGGTCGGCATTACGCTGGGCACCCTGTACCAGAAGCGCCATGGCGGCGGCATGGACCTGCGCAGCGGCACCGCCATCCAGTATGGCGCGACCGCCCTGGCCCTGGCGGTCGCCGCCCCGCTGACCGAGACGATGCAGGTGCAGTGGACGGGGGAGTTCGTCTTCGCCCTGCTGTGGCTGTGCTTCGTCCTGTCGGTCGGCGCCATCTTCCTGCTGTTCGCCCTGATCCGCCGCGGTGCGGCGGCCAAGGTCGCCAGCCTGTTCTACCTGACCCCGCCGGTCACCGCCCTGATCGCCTGGATGCTGTTCGGCGAGAAGCTGGGCATCGTGGCGCTGGCCGGCATGGCGGTGGCGGTCTGCGGCGTGGCGCTGGTCAACCGGAAGTGA
- a CDS encoding MBL fold metallo-hydrolase, with protein MISRRDILATTMHALALGGVATLLPSASAFAAAGAPLSWRRFPAGEAGFFRAPVLLSGSREAILIDGGFTLSDGKALAEAIQASGRTLTAIYVSQSDPDYYFGLGPVKAAFPSARVIAATATVEAIKGNVEKKLAVWGPKLKENGPQTLADVAMPEPFDGPSLTLEGQSIEIVDAQGLANRRYLWVPSLGAIVGGVMVFSGLHVWTADTPTAEARAAWVRALDNMAARNPALVVAGHAAPGTGTDPAAIAYTKAYLLAFEEELSKAKTSADLIAAMKRRYPEAGMGIALDIGAKVATGEMKWG; from the coding sequence ATGATCAGCCGCAGGGACATCCTTGCCACCACGATGCACGCCCTGGCTCTGGGTGGCGTCGCAACCCTTCTCCCCTCCGCATCCGCTTTCGCCGCCGCCGGCGCTCCCCTCTCCTGGCGTCGCTTTCCCGCCGGCGAGGCCGGCTTCTTCCGGGCGCCGGTGCTGCTGTCGGGCAGCCGGGAGGCGATCCTGATCGATGGCGGCTTCACCCTGTCCGACGGCAAGGCGCTGGCCGAGGCGATCCAGGCCAGCGGCCGGACGCTGACCGCCATCTATGTCAGCCAGAGCGACCCCGACTATTATTTCGGCCTGGGTCCGGTCAAGGCCGCCTTCCCCTCCGCCCGCGTCATCGCCGCAACCGCGACCGTCGAGGCCATCAAGGGCAATGTCGAGAAGAAGCTGGCGGTCTGGGGGCCGAAGCTGAAGGAAAACGGTCCGCAGACCCTTGCCGACGTGGCGATGCCGGAGCCGTTCGACGGCCCCTCGCTGACGCTGGAGGGCCAGTCCATCGAGATCGTCGATGCGCAGGGGCTGGCCAACCGCCGCTATCTGTGGGTTCCGTCGCTGGGTGCGATCGTCGGCGGGGTGATGGTCTTCTCCGGCCTTCATGTCTGGACCGCCGACACCCCGACCGCCGAAGCGCGGGCCGCCTGGGTCCGCGCCCTGGACAACATGGCGGCGCGGAACCCCGCCCTGGTGGTCGCCGGCCATGCCGCGCCGGGCACCGGCACCGACCCGGCGGCCATCGCCTACACCAAGGCCTATCTGCTGGCCTTCGAGGAGGAACTGTCGAAGGCCAAGACCAGCGCCGACCTGATCGCCGCCATGAAGCGGCGCTACCCCGAGGCCGGGATGGGCATCGCGCTCGACATCGGCGCCAAGGTGGCGACCGGTGAGATGAAGTGGGGATGA